The Lycium barbarum isolate Lr01 chromosome 12, ASM1917538v2, whole genome shotgun sequence genome includes a region encoding these proteins:
- the LOC132622774 gene encoding LOB domain-containing protein 41-like, with amino-acid sequence MRMSCNGCRVLRKGCSESCSIRPCLQWIKNPESQANATVFLAKFYGRAGLLNLINAGPDHLRPGIFRSLLYEACGRIVNPIYGSVGLLWSSNWQLCQNAVEAVLRGSPITSITSEVAANNNGPPLKAYDIRHVNKDNDNSTKSNDLHRVRTKCRFKRQKVNPVCNEAVHDEEVNRSTSHESSLSHQSEPAVQHKVEFESRDIVNYLHPEEMVEDSATCEPGSVHQEGERTGDGEIELELTLGLAALSRAHDKPKRVHYLHDFRLGTIIEAS; translated from the exons ATGAGGATGAGTTGCAATGGATGTAGGGTTCTAAGAAAAGGGTGCAGTGAGAGTTGTAGTATACGCCCATGTTTACAATGGATCAAGAACCCTGAGTCTCAAGCTAATGCTACTGTCTTCCTCGCAAAGTTTTATGGTCGTGCTGGCCTCTTGAATCTTATTAACGCTGGCCCTGATCATCTTCGTCCTG GAATATTTAGGTCACTGCTTTACGAGGCATGCGGAAGAATAGTTAATCCAATATATGGATCAGTCGGATTATTATGGTCTAGTAATTGGCAACTTTGTCAAAACGCAGTTGAAGCTGTTCTCAGGGGATCTCCAATTACTTCCATAACATCTGAAGTTGCCGCAAATAATAATGGACCGCCTTTAAAAGCTTACGACATTCGACACGTTAACAAAGATAATGACAATTCTACAAAGTCAAACGATCTTCACCGGGTCAGAACTAAATGCCGGTTCAAGAGGCAGAAGGTGAACCCGGTTTGTAATGAAGCGGTCCATGATGAGGAAGTGAATAGGTCAACAAGTCATGAGTCTTCGTTGAGTCACCAGTCTGAACCGGCGGTTCAACACAAAGTGGAGTTTGAAAGCCGGGATATTGTGAATTACTTACACCCCGAAGAAATGGTTGAGGATTCAGCTACATGTGAACCGGGTTCAGTACATCAAGAGGGCGAGCGAACCGGAGATGGGGAAATCGAACTGGAGCTGACTTTAGGCTTGGCGGCGCTATCGAGAGCTCATGATAAGCCGAAGCGGGTTCACTACTTGCATGACTTTAGGCTTGGCACCATTATCGAGGCCTCATGA